A genomic stretch from Achromobacter spanius includes:
- the pbpC gene encoding penicillin-binding protein 1C gives MTAAASSTAGATRARRWRRRGIIAASVLFALAALLFVLDRLFPLPPIDSGGAAVIVAADGTPLRNYPSRDGIWRYPVTPDQVSPRYLDTLLTYEDRWFYWHPGVNPVAMARAGWQWATNRRIVSGGSTLTMQVARLIDPQLTGKPSRTMSAKLRQAWRAVQLEMHYSKDEILSMYLTLAPMGGIVEGVEMGSRLWLGKSARDLGPAESAMLTALPQAPSRLRPDRHPEAARAARDKVLDRMAELGRWTPAEVADAKIENVIAPPLRARWLAPLAAQRLLQEAGASPAARRAGQRPPLVSSTLDADMQASVEQMLLDRVDSLPPKVSMAVLVMDNDSLEVKAYAGSADFSDDTRYAHVDMVRGVRSPGSTLKPFLYAQALDEGLIHSESLLIDAPLSFGGYAPGNFQAAFSGPVSVAQALQRSLNVPAVDLLDRVGPASFASVMLTGGVRLRLPDGAVPNLSLILGGGGTTLEELVGAYRALARDGVSGRPRLRTEQPRIESRMMSPGAAWIVRDILEGGGHPDRPFYQSGSPARRLAWKTGTSFGFRDAWAIGVTDRWTLGVWVGRPDGTPNPGFFGANVAAPLLQDIVAALPEGAQQVRSRPETVQAAVTCWPLGYRLGSVPSGECPEQRAAWLLNDTAPPSFAGYADATQGPLRVGGVATGSVLRPVPGSREVALDVDVQGAEGEVWWMLDGRVVNHGASSHPFKLVLAQDGRYTLTVMDAQGRHDRVVFEIAGVTP, from the coding sequence TTGACCGCCGCCGCCTCCTCCACGGCGGGCGCCACGCGCGCCCGCCGCTGGCGGCGGCGCGGCATCATCGCGGCCAGCGTGCTGTTTGCGCTGGCCGCGTTGTTATTCGTGCTTGACCGCCTGTTTCCGCTGCCCCCCATCGACTCGGGCGGCGCCGCCGTGATTGTTGCCGCCGACGGCACGCCGCTGCGCAACTACCCCAGCCGCGACGGCATCTGGCGCTATCCGGTCACGCCGGACCAGGTCTCGCCGCGCTATCTGGACACCTTGCTCACGTACGAAGACCGCTGGTTCTACTGGCATCCCGGCGTCAATCCCGTGGCGATGGCGCGCGCCGGCTGGCAATGGGCCACGAACCGCCGCATCGTGTCGGGCGGGTCCACATTGACCATGCAGGTCGCGCGCTTGATCGACCCGCAACTGACCGGCAAGCCGTCGCGCACGATGTCCGCAAAATTGCGGCAGGCCTGGCGCGCGGTGCAACTGGAAATGCACTACAGCAAGGACGAGATTCTTTCCATGTACCTGACCCTTGCCCCGATGGGGGGCATTGTGGAAGGCGTGGAAATGGGATCGCGGCTCTGGCTGGGCAAGTCCGCGCGCGACCTCGGCCCCGCTGAATCCGCCATGCTGACCGCCTTGCCGCAAGCGCCGTCGCGCCTGCGCCCCGACCGCCATCCCGAGGCGGCCCGGGCCGCGCGCGACAAGGTGCTGGACCGCATGGCCGAATTGGGCCGCTGGACCCCGGCTGAGGTCGCCGACGCCAAGATTGAAAACGTGATCGCGCCGCCATTGCGCGCGCGCTGGCTGGCGCCGCTGGCCGCGCAGCGTCTGTTGCAGGAAGCGGGTGCCTCGCCCGCCGCGCGCCGCGCGGGCCAACGGCCGCCGTTGGTCTCATCCACGCTGGATGCCGATATGCAGGCGTCGGTGGAACAAATGTTGCTGGACCGCGTGGACAGCCTGCCGCCCAAGGTGTCCATGGCGGTGCTGGTAATGGATAACGATAGCCTGGAGGTCAAGGCTTACGCGGGTTCCGCCGATTTTTCCGACGATACCCGTTACGCCCACGTGGATATGGTGCGTGGCGTGCGCTCGCCGGGTTCTACTCTGAAACCGTTTCTTTATGCGCAGGCGCTGGACGAAGGGTTGATCCATTCCGAAAGCCTGCTGATCGATGCGCCGCTGTCGTTTGGCGGCTACGCACCGGGTAATTTCCAGGCAGCGTTTTCCGGGCCTGTCAGCGTCGCGCAAGCGTTGCAACGGTCGTTGAATGTGCCTGCGGTAGACCTGTTGGACCGTGTCGGGCCGGCCAGTTTCGCGTCGGTTATGCTGACTGGCGGCGTCCGGTTACGTTTGCCGGACGGCGCCGTCCCAAATTTAAGCTTGATTTTGGGCGGGGGTGGCACCACATTGGAAGAACTGGTGGGCGCTTATCGGGCTTTGGCCCGTGACGGCGTCTCGGGACGGCCCCGCCTTCGGACGGAGCAGCCTCGAATCGAGTCCCGTATGATGAGCCCTGGAGCCGCCTGGATCGTTCGCGATATCCTTGAAGGCGGCGGGCATCCCGACCGGCCTTTTTACCAGTCGGGCAGCCCGGCCCGGCGACTGGCCTGGAAGACCGGAACCAGTTTCGGATTCCGGGACGCCTGGGCGATTGGGGTGACCGACAGATGGACGTTAGGCGTCTGGGTCGGTCGTCCGGACGGTACGCCCAACCCCGGTTTTTTCGGGGCGAACGTGGCGGCGCCGTTACTGCAAGATATTGTGGCCGCGTTGCCGGAAGGCGCGCAGCAGGTCCGTAGCCGGCCCGAAACGGTGCAGGCGGCGGTCACGTGTTGGCCACTGGGTTATCGGCTGGGCAGCGTGCCGTCGGGGGAATGCCCTGAACAGCGCGCGGCGTGGCTGCTGAACGACACGGCGCCGCCGTCATTTGCCGGCTATGCCGACGCCACGCAGGGGCCTTTGCGCGTGGGTGGCGTGGCCACCGGTTCGGTGCTTCGGCCCGTGCCGGGCAGCCGGGAAGTGGCGCTTGATGTAGATGTGCAGGGCGCCGAAGGCGAAGTATGGTGGATGCTTGACGGGCGCGTGGTGAATCATGGCGCGTCGAGTCATCCGTTTAAATTAGTGCTGGCGCAAGACGGCCGGTATACGCTTACCGTCATGGACGCACAAGGCCGCCACGATAGAGTGGTTTTTGAAATCGCTGGCGTTACGCCATGA
- a CDS encoding alpha-2-macroglobulin family protein produces the protein MSGKVSKTWLAVAGVVVLAGAIGVGWWMGGKDKQAAAPVQAPAVSTATQTPAAAPTAAATTDGKPALGASATVGAPDPFAALTCQPRQFNDALSLSVTFTQPVDAKAKLDDFLQVTDLGASSGKADEDNETPANAGDQPASVKPGDSAPQGKILKGSWVVGENPRMVYFPYIQPQRKYAITVRKGLPGVGDKVVLAETSNCEVNTQAMPPSFYFASRGVVLPAGQNGGLPVATVNVPEVDVQFLRVAPDRVPELFETVLGIGRNTASASDDDEAGYDDDNWRYSDNRSLKGSVSNWDLDRLNSLTTSVYQGRFITDDKPNRRHVTFLPVEGVKELQEPGIYIAVMSQPGRFRYEYQVTYFYVSDIGLHARRYSDRVEAYSVSLKSGQAIPGAVFELVDGVGKTLAKAAADAQGHVRFDGSFTNARVIRASRDKEMTVLALGEPALDLSEFDTGGHVSRPNNLFVYAGRNLYRPGETFNVSVLPRDLDGRMLTPAPLTATIKRPDGRVVQTTLWQPKKDLVGYVERAIDLPLDAQTGSWLLELRVDPASRAPDASWKFQVEEFLPERMKMVLTSDQDVLSPDEELKVDVQGDYLYGAPAAGNRLLSSFQVKRDRFALAQQWPGFIFGDVADDTRRAFSELPEAALDDKGSVQVSVNPNVAGTHSPMKVRVSASLLESGGRPVVRSIERSVWPADKLIAVRPQFDSDVARERAPAAFEVIRANAQGEIVPLAQAQMRLFREERQYYWRFDDQRGWNSGYTETEELVDSREIALNDRAQLTVPVKWGRYRLEITDPETGETMRYRFYAGWNAQDADAMGNRPDRVQMKLEGVPAKPGDTVKVTLTPPHDGQALVTVEGDRMLWSTWVAVKATGTEVEIPISKDWKRHDLYVAAAVFRPGSEGDRVTPARALGLAFLPIASADRKLDVTLSAAAKTEPETKTTVRVKVDGAQGKQATVTLSAVDVGILNINQYATPDPLDYFFGKHRYAPELLDMYGKLIEKMDGTKGKLKWGGDAAMRGDSQSLPKKVKLVDLFSGPVTLNAQGEADIALDLPDFNGTLRLMAVAFTADNYGSTDTEMVVAAPIVAELNTPRFITPGDQAAIALDLTNLSGAEQKISIKLEALDPLAITDGVRTVTLKDKQRTTLRFNATTTGSYGLGLMRLTIDGQGGAKPVHIVRESVLQVQPAYAGERQVRRLRLNPGETNVAQASWVSSYYPDSALVSLTVSNRPPFNVNKLVEGLLAYPYGCAEQTISRALPWVLIDDAVAKQFGLKPHSQVERAAQVSGAIGRLSGMRNAVGSYNLWSGSSSRDVWLTAYAVGFLQDARDQGFEVPEATLDRSRQWLLEQVQQTANTFGTWSVNLRRNVEAGRIDGSDANVLREDHRRFAGLSTAVLALARDKKAPLSTVRQLFDNYQERARSPLPLIQLAAAFKLMGDEGRMQSALDAAMTREYGFPRRNYNGYYDEWLGDYGSSVRDYALSYALANQYGLKHERLENLLTQLTSRLGNRSYLSTQERMALLMAARAIGGDKGTPWQAALTVNGARKSLDGGKSDQTVGLSAADLANTQIVNTGAQSLFLEYDIQGSPTVAPKPRNDVIQLKRGWYRPDGKPWDGGTLQSGDMLVVWVQASANQNIPDALIEDRVPAGFEVENLNLSQSPEMQEWTIGGRRVAEAMADSNIKHREFRDDRYVAAVSLGRGKVDVFYLVRVVTPGRYAVPSTVAEDMYRPEIRGVGEQWSTVEIRDRGAKRP, from the coding sequence GTGAGTGGAAAGGTTAGCAAGACCTGGCTGGCGGTTGCCGGCGTTGTGGTGTTGGCGGGTGCCATCGGCGTGGGCTGGTGGATGGGCGGTAAGGACAAGCAGGCCGCGGCCCCTGTCCAGGCGCCGGCGGTTTCCACCGCGACTCAAACCCCTGCCGCGGCTCCGACCGCCGCGGCGACGACTGACGGCAAGCCGGCGTTAGGCGCCAGTGCCACGGTGGGCGCACCCGACCCCTTTGCGGCGCTGACCTGCCAGCCGCGCCAGTTCAATGACGCGCTGTCGCTCTCGGTCACGTTTACCCAGCCGGTGGACGCCAAGGCCAAGCTGGATGATTTCCTCCAGGTCACCGACCTGGGCGCCTCGTCCGGCAAGGCCGACGAAGACAACGAGACCCCCGCCAATGCGGGCGACCAGCCGGCCTCGGTCAAGCCGGGCGATTCCGCGCCCCAAGGCAAGATACTGAAAGGCAGTTGGGTCGTGGGCGAGAACCCGCGCATGGTGTATTTCCCGTACATCCAGCCGCAGCGCAAATACGCCATCACGGTGCGTAAGGGGTTGCCCGGTGTGGGCGACAAGGTCGTGCTGGCCGAAACCTCGAATTGTGAAGTGAATACGCAGGCCATGCCGCCGTCGTTTTATTTCGCCAGCCGTGGCGTGGTGCTGCCGGCCGGCCAGAACGGCGGTTTGCCCGTGGCCACCGTAAACGTGCCCGAGGTTGACGTGCAGTTCCTGCGCGTGGCGCCGGACCGCGTGCCGGAATTGTTCGAAACGGTGCTGGGCATCGGCCGCAACACCGCGTCGGCCTCCGACGATGACGAAGCCGGCTACGACGACGACAACTGGCGTTATTCCGACAACCGCAGCCTGAAGGGTTCGGTCAGCAACTGGGATCTGGACCGCCTGAATTCGCTGACGACCAGCGTCTATCAGGGCCGTTTCATCACCGACGACAAGCCGAACCGCCGCCACGTCACCTTCCTGCCCGTTGAAGGCGTGAAGGAATTGCAAGAGCCCGGCATCTATATCGCGGTCATGAGCCAACCGGGCCGCTTCCGCTACGAATACCAGGTTACGTACTTCTACGTCAGCGATATCGGCCTGCATGCGCGCCGTTACAGCGACCGCGTGGAAGCCTATTCCGTGTCGCTGAAGTCGGGCCAGGCCATTCCGGGAGCCGTGTTTGAACTGGTGGACGGCGTGGGCAAGACGCTGGCCAAGGCCGCTGCCGATGCGCAGGGCCATGTGCGCTTTGACGGCAGCTTCACCAATGCGCGCGTCATCCGCGCCTCGCGTGACAAGGAAATGACCGTGCTGGCCTTGGGCGAGCCGGCGCTGGACCTGTCTGAGTTCGATACCGGCGGCCATGTGTCGCGCCCCAATAATCTGTTCGTCTACGCCGGCCGCAATTTGTATCGCCCGGGCGAGACGTTCAACGTATCGGTGCTGCCGCGCGACCTGGACGGCCGCATGCTGACGCCCGCGCCGCTGACGGCGACGATCAAGCGCCCCGATGGCCGGGTGGTGCAGACCACCCTGTGGCAGCCCAAGAAAGACCTGGTCGGCTATGTCGAGCGCGCGATTGACCTGCCGCTGGACGCCCAGACGGGTTCCTGGCTGCTTGAACTGCGCGTGGACCCCGCGTCGCGCGCGCCGGATGCGTCGTGGAAGTTCCAGGTCGAGGAATTCCTGCCTGAACGCATGAAGATGGTGCTCACGTCTGATCAAGACGTGTTGTCGCCGGACGAGGAACTGAAGGTGGACGTGCAGGGCGATTACCTCTACGGCGCGCCCGCCGCCGGCAACCGCCTGCTGTCCAGCTTCCAGGTCAAGCGCGACCGATTCGCCTTGGCCCAGCAGTGGCCTGGCTTCATCTTCGGCGACGTGGCCGATGACACGCGCCGCGCGTTCAGCGAACTGCCCGAGGCGGCGCTGGACGACAAGGGTAGCGTGCAAGTCAGCGTGAATCCCAACGTGGCAGGCACGCACTCGCCCATGAAGGTACGCGTGTCGGCCAGCCTGCTGGAATCTGGCGGCCGCCCGGTGGTGCGTTCCATTGAGCGCAGCGTTTGGCCCGCCGACAAACTGATCGCCGTGCGCCCGCAGTTTGACAGCGATGTGGCGCGCGAACGCGCACCCGCCGCGTTTGAAGTGATCCGTGCCAACGCGCAAGGCGAGATCGTTCCGCTGGCCCAGGCCCAGATGCGCTTGTTCCGCGAAGAACGCCAATACTATTGGCGCTTTGACGACCAGCGCGGTTGGAACAGCGGCTATACCGAAACCGAAGAACTGGTGGACTCGCGCGAAATCGCCTTGAACGACCGCGCGCAACTGACCGTGCCGGTCAAGTGGGGCCGTTACCGTCTTGAAATTACCGACCCGGAAACCGGCGAAACGATGCGCTACCGCTTCTATGCGGGCTGGAACGCGCAGGACGCCGACGCGATGGGTAACCGCCCCGACCGCGTGCAGATGAAGCTGGAAGGCGTGCCGGCCAAGCCGGGCGACACCGTCAAGGTCACGCTGACACCGCCGCACGACGGTCAGGCGCTGGTCACGGTGGAAGGCGACCGCATGCTGTGGTCCACCTGGGTGGCCGTGAAGGCGACGGGCACCGAAGTTGAAATTCCGATCAGCAAGGACTGGAAGCGCCACGACCTGTATGTGGCCGCCGCCGTGTTCCGCCCGGGTAGCGAAGGCGACCGCGTGACGCCGGCCCGTGCGCTGGGCCTGGCGTTCCTGCCGATTGCCAGCGCCGACCGCAAGCTGGATGTGACGCTGAGCGCGGCCGCCAAGACCGAGCCCGAAACCAAGACCACCGTGCGCGTCAAGGTCGACGGCGCGCAGGGCAAGCAAGCCACGGTGACGCTGTCCGCGGTGGACGTGGGCATTCTTAACATCAACCAATACGCCACGCCGGATCCGCTGGATTATTTCTTCGGCAAGCACCGCTACGCGCCCGAACTGCTGGACATGTACGGCAAGCTGATCGAGAAAATGGACGGCACCAAGGGCAAGCTGAAGTGGGGCGGTGACGCCGCCATGCGCGGCGACAGCCAGAGCCTGCCCAAGAAGGTCAAGCTGGTCGACCTGTTCTCGGGTCCGGTCACCTTGAACGCGCAGGGCGAAGCGGATATTGCGCTGGACCTGCCCGACTTCAACGGCACGCTGCGCCTGATGGCCGTGGCGTTCACGGCCGACAACTACGGCAGCACCGACACCGAAATGGTGGTGGCCGCGCCGATTGTCGCTGAACTGAATACGCCGCGTTTCATCACGCCGGGTGACCAGGCCGCCATTGCGTTGGACCTGACCAACCTGAGCGGCGCCGAGCAAAAGATCAGCATCAAGCTGGAAGCGCTGGACCCGCTGGCTATTACCGACGGCGTGCGCACGGTGACGCTGAAAGACAAGCAGCGCACCACCTTGCGTTTCAACGCCACCACGACCGGTTCGTATGGCTTGGGCCTGATGCGCCTGACCATCGACGGGCAGGGCGGCGCCAAGCCCGTGCACATCGTGCGTGAATCGGTGTTGCAAGTGCAGCCGGCCTATGCGGGCGAACGCCAGGTGCGCCGCCTGCGCCTGAACCCGGGTGAAACCAACGTGGCGCAGGCCTCGTGGGTGTCGTCTTACTACCCGGATTCCGCGCTGGTCAGCCTGACCGTGTCGAATCGCCCGCCGTTCAACGTGAACAAGTTGGTCGAAGGTTTGCTGGCGTATCCGTATGGCTGCGCCGAACAGACCATCAGCCGCGCCTTGCCGTGGGTGTTGATCGATGACGCCGTCGCCAAGCAGTTCGGCCTGAAGCCGCACTCGCAGGTGGAGCGCGCCGCTCAGGTGTCCGGCGCCATCGGCCGACTGTCCGGCATGCGCAACGCGGTGGGTTCGTACAACCTCTGGAGCGGTTCCAGCTCGCGCGATGTGTGGCTGACGGCCTATGCCGTCGGCTTCCTGCAAGACGCGCGCGACCAGGGCTTTGAAGTGCCTGAAGCCACGCTGGACCGTTCGCGCCAATGGCTGCTGGAGCAAGTGCAGCAGACTGCGAACACGTTCGGCACATGGTCGGTGAATCTGCGCCGCAACGTTGAAGCCGGCCGCATCGACGGCAGCGATGCCAACGTCCTGCGCGAAGACCACCGCCGTTTTGCTGGCTTGTCGACCGCCGTGCTGGCGCTGGCTCGCGACAAGAAGGCGCCGCTGTCGACGGTGCGCCAACTGTTCGACAACTATCAAGAGCGCGCGCGTTCGCCGTTGCCCCTGATCCAGTTGGCGGCCGCGTTCAAGCTGATGGGCGACGAAGGGCGCATGCAGTCCGCGCTGGACGCCGCGATGACGCGCGAATACGGTTTCCCGCGTCGCAATTACAACGGCTACTACGACGAATGGCTGGGCGACTACGGCAGCAGCGTGCGCGATTACGCCTTGTCGTACGCGCTGGCCAACCAGTACGGGCTGAAGCACGAGCGCCTGGAAAATCTGCTGACGCAACTGACTTCGCGCCTGGGCAACCGTTCGTACCTGTCCACGCAGGAACGCATGGCGCTGTTGATGGCGGCACGCGCCATCGGTGGCGACAAGGGCACGCCCTGGCAAGCCGCGCTGACGGTCAATGGCGCGCGCAAGTCGCTGGACGGCGGCAAGAGCGACCAGACGGTGGGCTTGTCGGCGGCTGATCTGGCCAACACGCAGATCGTCAACACCGGCGCGCAGTCCCTGTTCCTGGAGTACGACATCCAGGGCAGCCCGACGGTTGCGCCCAAGCCGCGCAACGACGTGATCCAGCTCAAGCGTGGCTGGTATCGTCCGGACGGCAAACCGTGGGATGGCGGCACGCTGCAAAGCGGCGACATGCTGGTGGTGTGGGTGCAGGCCAGCGCCAACCAGAACATTCCCGATGCGCTGATCGAGGACCGCGTACCGGCGGGTTTTGAAGTCGAAAACCTGAACCTGTCGCAAAGCCCCGAGATGCAGGAATGGACGATCGGCGGACGCCGCGTGGCCGAAGCCATGGCTGACTCCAACATCAAGCATCGTGAATTCCGTGATGACCGTTATGTGGCCGCCGTGTCCCTGGGGCGCGGCAAGGTCGACGTGTTCTATCTGGTGCGCGTCGTGACGCCGGGCCGTTACGCGGTGCCGTCGACCGTGGCGGAAGACATGTACCGCCCGGAAATTCGTGGCGTGGGTGAGCAGTGGAGCACGGTCGAAATCCGCGATCGCGGCGCCAAGCGTCCTTGA
- the clpS gene encoding ATP-dependent Clp protease adapter ClpS, which yields MSSTLDTQHDLAVEKAPARAAPPPMYQVLLLNDDYTPMEFVVKVLQKFFNKNHEEATRIMLQVHHEGRGVCGVYPRDLAATRIAQVAQYARARQHPLQCVMEPV from the coding sequence ATGAGTTCTACCTTGGATACCCAGCATGATTTGGCCGTCGAGAAGGCACCGGCACGCGCCGCGCCGCCTCCGATGTATCAGGTTTTGCTGCTGAATGACGACTACACGCCGATGGAATTCGTCGTGAAAGTCCTGCAAAAATTCTTCAATAAAAACCATGAAGAGGCCACGCGGATCATGTTGCAAGTGCATCACGAAGGTCGCGGAGTATGCGGGGTGTATCCCCGAGACCTCGCGGCGACCCGCATAGCTCAGGTAGCACAGTATGCGCGGGCGCGTCAGCACCCGCTCCAATGTGTAATGGAACCCGTTTAA
- a CDS encoding cold-shock protein, with translation MSDTTATAVQGDNPKSTGTVKWFNDAKGFGFITPDDGGEDLFAHFSSIQMNGFKTLKEGQKVAFEIIQGPKGKQALNITAA, from the coding sequence ATGTCTGATACGACCGCAACCGCCGTCCAAGGGGACAATCCCAAATCGACGGGTACCGTCAAGTGGTTCAACGATGCAAAGGGGTTTGGCTTCATTACGCCCGACGACGGCGGTGAAGATCTGTTCGCCCACTTTTCGTCCATACAGATGAATGGTTTTAAAACCCTGAAGGAAGGCCAGAAAGTGGCTTTCGAAATCATTCAGGGGCCTAAAGGCAAACAGGCGCT